One Desulfuromonadales bacterium DNA window includes the following coding sequences:
- a CDS encoding TolC family protein: MFDRCRTAVILLLSILPASPVHALGLELQQAERLVLERNLDLRAQTFATRASEALVRKGYGIYDPRLEADLAEGTGRRRVNSQFFSAKTVTEYRRFDFLLTQKLPTGADLIAGFTNLRERVDPRPPIDPSYASELRFTLVQPLLRNFGSTVTEQQILFAIKDREASVQDLREQAFALISRVRDTWFDALRTRDELAYRQTSVALAQTVLDENRVRVEVGVLPPVEILEAEVGLLTRERLLLDAQRAYQDVLDELGVLVNAGEAVEVADEPLGQPALEVAEEKGLRSALEKRPDLLRRMKEIERLNLESRIARNQLLPAVDLSGSYAHVGLGQDYSSDLDDIASKNFRNWEVGLTVSYPIGNREARNEYLRTRQQLKGRHALLAQLREEISKEVRGAIRLLEVSRKIIETASRARDLSEEKLRTLLKRKEVGLATTRDVLEGEEDLALARTDQITALADYNKAVTEYLRVTGQLLEHEGIRLVGPVDAVGDRPLFDMLPQ; encoded by the coding sequence ATGTTTGACCGTTGCCGCACTGCAGTCATTCTCCTCCTCAGTATTCTGCCGGCCAGTCCGGTTCATGCTCTCGGCCTCGAACTCCAGCAGGCCGAGAGGCTCGTCCTGGAGCGCAACCTCGACCTGCGGGCGCAGACCTTCGCAACCCGCGCCAGCGAAGCGCTGGTCCGCAAGGGGTACGGCATCTACGATCCCCGATTGGAGGCCGATCTCGCCGAAGGGACGGGACGGCGGCGCGTCAATTCACAGTTTTTCTCGGCAAAAACGGTCACCGAATACCGGCGGTTCGATTTTCTCCTGACGCAGAAACTTCCCACCGGCGCCGACCTCATTGCCGGTTTCACCAACCTGCGCGAGCGGGTCGATCCCCGGCCTCCCATCGATCCCTCCTACGCCAGCGAGTTGCGCTTCACTCTCGTGCAGCCGCTGCTGCGTAATTTCGGTTCCACGGTCACCGAGCAGCAGATTCTCTTTGCCATAAAGGATCGGGAAGCCTCCGTTCAGGACCTGCGGGAGCAGGCCTTCGCACTCATCTCCCGGGTGCGTGACACCTGGTTCGACGCCCTGCGCACCCGGGACGAACTTGCCTATCGCCAGACCTCAGTCGCTCTGGCGCAGACGGTTCTGGACGAGAACCGGGTCCGGGTCGAAGTCGGGGTCCTGCCACCGGTGGAGATCCTCGAAGCCGAGGTCGGTTTGCTGACCCGGGAGCGGCTGCTGCTCGATGCGCAGCGCGCCTACCAGGATGTTCTCGACGAACTGGGGGTTCTGGTCAACGCCGGCGAGGCGGTCGAGGTTGCCGATGAGCCGTTGGGGCAGCCGGCGCTGGAAGTTGCCGAGGAGAAGGGTCTCCGCTCGGCGCTGGAGAAGCGCCCCGACCTGCTGCGCCGGATGAAGGAGATCGAGCGCCTGAACCTCGAGAGCCGCATCGCCCGTAACCAGTTGCTGCCGGCGGTCGACCTGTCGGGCAGCTATGCGCACGTCGGGTTGGGCCAGGATTACAGCAGCGATCTCGACGACATTGCTTCCAAAAACTTCCGCAACTGGGAAGTCGGCTTGACCGTCTCCTACCCGATAGGTAATCGGGAGGCGCGCAACGAATACCTGCGCACCCGGCAACAGCTCAAGGGACGCCACGCCCTGCTGGCCCAGCTGCGCGAGGAGATCAGCAAGGAGGTTCGCGGCGCCATCCGTCTGCTCGAAGTGAGCCGCAAGATAATCGAAACTGCCAGCCGGGCCCGGGACCTTTCCGAGGAGAAGCTGCGTACCCTGCTCAAGCGTAAGGAGGTGGGGTTGGCCACCACTCGTGATGTTCTCGAAGGGGAGGAGGACCTGGCTCTCGCCCGCACCGACCAGATCACTGCCCTGGCCGACTACAACAAGGCGGTCACCGAATACCTGCGGGTGACCGGCCAACTTCTCGAGCATGAAGGAATCCGCCTGGTCGGCCCCGTCGATGCCGTCGGCGACCGGCCGCTGTTCGACATGCTGCCGCAATGA
- a CDS encoding menaquinone biosynthesis protein, whose product MTLAVGHITYANCVPFFHFLAEAGFSGRIVEGVPAELNRLLAAGAIDVSPSSSFEYGCRWQDYLLLPGHSISSCGPVRSVLLFAARPIEELEGAEIALTGESATSVNLLRILLGEFYGFRKVTYRLPERPVEALIAEGVPALLIGDRALRAALGASGNIYDLGELWYRYTGLPFVFALWILRREAALAKRQEVAALLRQLSAARTRAFASLDAVAAVTPERQWMGEAGLIDYWRCMSYDLEERHLAGLRHFFALAVKHDLLTAQPEVRFFAG is encoded by the coding sequence ATGACTCTCGCCGTCGGCCATATCACCTACGCCAACTGTGTTCCGTTTTTCCACTTCCTCGCCGAGGCCGGTTTTAGCGGCCGAATCGTCGAAGGGGTTCCCGCCGAGTTGAACCGGCTTCTGGCGGCAGGCGCTATCGATGTCAGCCCATCCTCCTCTTTCGAGTACGGCTGCCGCTGGCAGGACTACCTGCTGCTTCCCGGGCATTCCATCAGTTCCTGCGGTCCGGTCCGCAGCGTTCTGCTCTTTGCCGCGCGTCCCATCGAAGAACTGGAGGGGGCCGAGATCGCCCTGACCGGCGAATCGGCCACTTCGGTCAACCTGCTGCGCATTCTGCTCGGTGAATTCTACGGATTCCGGAAGGTCACGTATCGGCTTCCCGAGCGGCCGGTTGAGGCTCTCATCGCCGAGGGCGTGCCGGCGCTGCTGATCGGCGACCGGGCCCTGCGTGCTGCTCTCGGTGCCAGCGGAAATATCTATGACCTCGGGGAGCTCTGGTACCGTTATACCGGACTTCCCTTCGTCTTCGCCCTCTGGATACTTCGCCGGGAGGCGGCGCTGGCCAAACGACAGGAGGTCGCGGCGCTACTGCGACAGCTGTCTGCCGCCCGGACTCGGGCCTTCGCCTCGCTGGATGCCGTTGCGGCAGTTACGCCTGAACGACAGTGGATGGGGGAGGCTGGGCTGATCGACTATTGGCGCTGCATGTCCTACGATCTCGAGGAACGCCATCTGGCGGGACTTCGGCATTTCTTCGCCCTTGCCGTAAAACACGACCTGCTAACGGCGCAGCCTGAGGTCCGTTTCTTTGCCGGCTAG
- the accC gene encoding acetyl-CoA carboxylase biotin carboxylase subunit → MFHKILIANRGEIALRIIRACKELGIKTVAVHSDVDHEALHVKLADESICIGPAPSIKSYLNMKAIISAAEVTDADAIHPGYGFLSENAEFAEICGNCGLTFIGPTPENMRLMGDKISARQTVTAAGVPILPGTKEGVKTAEEAKKIAAKIGYPVIIKATAGGGGRGMKVVHSPASLPNAFAAARSEAQAGFGNPEVYIEKFCERPRHVEIQIMADKHGNVIHLGERDCSIQRRHQKLIEEAPCPVLSPELRQRMGECAVAAAKSVGYTSVGTMEFLLDQDNNFYFMEMNTRVQVEHPVTEMITGVDIIKEQIRSAAGLPLRFKQSDIKINGHAIECRINAEHPFKFTPSPGKINGYHTPGGLGVRVDSAVYDQYTVLPHYDSMIAKLIVHAETRDEAINRMARALDEYIIEGIKTTIAFHKKIMDNKDFKEGNVDTGFLERLVL, encoded by the coding sequence ATGTTTCATAAAATACTGATTGCCAATCGCGGCGAGATCGCCCTGCGCATTATCCGCGCCTGCAAGGAGTTGGGGATCAAGACCGTTGCGGTGCACTCCGATGTGGACCACGAGGCGCTGCACGTTAAGCTGGCCGACGAGAGTATCTGTATCGGCCCGGCGCCCAGCATCAAGAGCTACCTGAACATGAAGGCGATCATCAGCGCCGCCGAGGTGACTGATGCCGATGCCATTCATCCCGGTTACGGCTTTCTCTCCGAGAACGCCGAATTCGCCGAAATCTGCGGCAACTGCGGGCTCACCTTCATCGGCCCGACGCCCGAGAACATGCGCCTCATGGGCGACAAGATCAGCGCCCGGCAGACCGTTACCGCCGCTGGCGTGCCGATCCTTCCCGGTACCAAGGAGGGGGTGAAGACGGCTGAGGAAGCAAAGAAGATCGCCGCCAAGATCGGCTACCCCGTCATCATCAAGGCGACCGCCGGCGGTGGCGGCCGCGGGATGAAAGTGGTCCATTCGCCCGCTTCGCTTCCCAATGCCTTCGCCGCTGCCCGATCCGAGGCGCAGGCCGGTTTCGGCAACCCCGAAGTCTATATCGAGAAGTTCTGCGAGCGCCCGCGCCATGTCGAGATCCAGATCATGGCCGACAAACACGGCAACGTCATCCACCTCGGGGAACGCGACTGCTCGATCCAGCGCCGGCATCAGAAGCTCATAGAAGAGGCGCCCTGTCCGGTTCTCTCTCCCGAACTGCGTCAGCGGATGGGGGAGTGTGCCGTGGCCGCCGCCAAATCTGTGGGGTACACCAGTGTCGGCACCATGGAGTTCCTGCTCGACCAGGACAATAATTTCTACTTTATGGAGATGAACACCCGCGTCCAGGTGGAGCATCCGGTCACCGAGATGATCACCGGCGTCGACATCATCAAGGAACAAATCCGCAGCGCCGCCGGTCTGCCGTTGCGCTTCAAACAGTCAGACATCAAGATCAACGGCCATGCCATCGAGTGCCGCATCAACGCCGAGCATCCTTTCAAGTTCACTCCGTCGCCCGGCAAGATCAACGGGTACCACACACCGGGTGGTCTGGGCGTTCGCGTCGACAGCGCCGTTTACGACCAGTACACCGTGCTGCCACATTACGATTCGATGATCGCCAAGCTGATCGTACATGCTGAAACCCGGGATGAGGCGATCAACCGGATGGCCCGGGCTCTCGATGAGTACATCATCGAAGGGATCAAGACCACCATCGCGTTTCACAAGAAAATCATGGACAACAAGGACTTCAAAGAGGGGAATGTCGATACCGGCTTCCTTGAACGACTCGTCTTGTAA
- a CDS encoding lipoate--protein ligase family protein yields the protein MLCQQWRLIRSGPLTGACNMALDEALLESVAAGRSLPVLRLYGWVPPTVTLGYFQRAESAVNLEACRSMGFDVVRRITGGRAVLHHREVTYAVISPERSPLFPGGILENYRVIARVLQQTLDSFGLATFLAPGRSRGCSGSGAQQSACFTAPATHELLHAGCKVTGSAQKRQGDAFLQHGSIPVELDPVRLFRALDTEHRLSPQAGGQLLARSVGWLNRWLPQPVTIAEVEARLLACVTRVWDVRLVEDLPTAPEQERAAQLAAEKYDNPAWTLNRQGR from the coding sequence ATGCTGTGCCAGCAATGGCGGCTGATCCGCTCCGGCCCCCTGACCGGAGCCTGCAACATGGCGCTGGACGAGGCGCTGCTGGAGAGCGTTGCCGCCGGCCGGTCTCTCCCTGTCCTGCGCCTCTATGGCTGGGTGCCGCCGACTGTTACCCTTGGTTATTTTCAGCGGGCCGAGTCGGCCGTCAATCTGGAGGCCTGCCGCAGTATGGGATTCGACGTGGTGCGCCGGATCACCGGCGGCCGGGCCGTCCTGCACCACCGGGAGGTAACCTACGCCGTCATCTCTCCGGAACGCAGCCCCCTGTTTCCCGGCGGGATCCTGGAAAATTATCGGGTGATTGCCCGCGTGCTCCAGCAGACCCTCGACTCCTTCGGTCTGGCGACCTTTCTGGCACCTGGTCGCAGTCGCGGCTGCAGTGGCAGCGGTGCCCAGCAGAGTGCCTGCTTTACCGCTCCGGCGACGCACGAACTGCTGCACGCAGGCTGCAAGGTGACGGGCAGCGCCCAGAAACGGCAGGGTGACGCCTTCCTTCAGCATGGGTCGATTCCCGTCGAGCTGGATCCAGTCCGCCTTTTCCGGGCACTGGATACAGAACACCGACTTTCGCCGCAGGCGGGCGGTCAATTGCTGGCGCGGAGTGTCGGCTGGCTCAATCGCTGGCTGCCGCAGCCGGTCACCATCGCCGAGGTCGAAGCGCGTCTGCTCGCCTGCGTCACCAGGGTGTGGGATGTCCGTTTGGTTGAAGACCTGCCTACGGCTCCCGAGCAGGAGCGGGCAGCGCAGCTGGCGGCAGAGAAGTACGATAATCCTGCCTGGACATTGAACCGCCAGGGCCGTTGA